In Bradyrhizobium paxllaeri, the genomic stretch GGGATATGCTGGACTGCTATTTGTCGGGGCAGACGCCCGATATCGCCAGGCTGGTTCGCACCGCGCCGGTCATTCCGGAGTTTCTCGATGCGAGGGACGTCGTCGCCATCCTGCGCGATTCCGCTGTTCACATGGGACTGGTTCACGACGAATATGGCGGGTTCCAGGGCGTGGTGAGCAGCGCCGATATCCTGGAATCGATCGTCGGCGGTTTCCATACCGAGGAGGGGCCGCCGGAAGCAGCCGTCATCCGGCGCGACGACGGCTCGTACTTGATCTCGGGGTGGATGTCGGCCGTCGAGTTTGCTTCGCTGCTCAAGTTCGAGTTACCGGTGTCTCGCCATTACCAGACGGTTGCGGGGTTTCTGCTCAGCCAATTCGGCCGGATTCCCGATATCGGCGATCACGTCGCGGTGGATGGTTGGCGTTTTGAGATCGTCGACCTCGACGGCCGGCGCATCGACAAGATCCTCGCTACGAAGATCGGCGATGCTTCGGCCAGGAACGACACGTGACGCGTCGGATGGTGAGACTAAAAGTCATAGCCGCCCTTTACAATCTGAAGCTGGATTGTTGCCCTCATCGGATTTGTTGGCATCTTCGTTGAGTTCTCGCGCGGCCTGACGATAAAACTCTTCGTCTCTACCTTTCGGCTCGCCTGCTTGCTGCCACAACTCGTAAGCTCGCCGTGTAATCCTCATTAGTTGGCTATCGTCCATGTTATCTCTCCTTCCGAAGCGCTCGCGGAGAAACGAAATATGGATACCCCTCTCAGGCGCTCTGCCATCGAGCTTGTCGCTTGGGCGTTGACGCATCCGTACGCCGCTTGGCAGAATATGTTGATCTCGCAAAAGCGATCATCAATGAAAGCGCGAGCCCGTGTCAGGAAAAACCTGTCGGATACGCAATATGCAAATACACCAATTGTGCTTGTTCAGGCGGTCTTACTGGGTCGCTAGTTGGCATTCGCGCATAAGCCGGCGGTCTTTGTGGGTCATTTTGTTCATTTTTGTATTCCCCGCCTACTGCCTAGCCGGTGAAGGGAAACCCATCAGCATCACCGTGGTGGCCGACCATACGAAGGCCAGCGGACAGCCTTGGGACGGCATTCCAGGCCTTGGCGGAGGACGAGGTCCGACGGCCATTCCCATCCCCAACAAAAATGCGCCGCCCGATCTGGCGGTCTGCGTCGTTCGTTTGGAAACGCCTCCGGAATGCAGCATGCGGTATGTGAACTTGAAGCAATATTCGCTTTGCCAGAACAGCTATGATTGCATTTTCAAGCGGGTGAGCATCCCCGATAGTGCTTTCGGGCTCATCATTCTGGATTTGGACTTACGGCGGCATGACCTGGTTGGTTTCCTTTTAATGACTGCTGAAAAGGCTCTTACTCCTGACCAGCGAGCCGCTTTGGAAAGTGAGATTCGGAGAAGAGCGGACCAGTTAGCGCCCCCATTTTCCCAAGCAGAGAAGCAACGCAGGTTGAGGGAGATGCTTGTTGTTCCGATGGACCGCTGCGCCGAAGCTAAGGGATGCAGGCTCGTCCAATCCGAAATCCGCGTGAATTCGGCCGAGTGATCCTTGCCGGGGCAGCTCCGTCCCGTCGCCACGTCAAAGGTGATACGAGCGGCAAGCCGCCCTTGACGTGCCGCGCGGCGACTATCCTTAGTGCCGCTTTCCCCATTCACAAGGACCCGCTTGCACCGAGCTGCGACCAGACGCGACCACGGCTGTCGCACAAGGGGCTAAACGACGAACCGTGGCCGCTCCGGCCGGAGGAGAGGGACCGATCCTCCAAGCGTCTTCACGGCGGGGCGGAGCCTTTCGCAGCATACTTCACTTGCCGGTATCGCAAGCCTTCCTTGGCGATTTCGTCTGAACTCAACTCCCGCTCTGCTTTCACCCGCCGAAGATCGATTTGCGAACTCAGGCTGCGGCGCACTGCGTCCACTGCCGATTGCCTGGTCGGATGCCCCACGTAGAAAAAGCAGTACTCAAAGAATACACCACCTCTTTGGCGCCGGCCGATGCTTACGACCCACGCCTTTCTCGCGCATTCTTCCATTCGATCGCCCTGTCCCGAGATCCCACCAATCGAATCTTTCCGTGTTGTACCTGACCTTGGCCTCCGCGTGTGTCAGGATATCCCCGACGAACAAGGGTGTGCGCCCCCTGTAAGGCTTCCAGCTCCCAGGAGCTGTGCGCTGCCCTTTCTGAGAACGTCGATGATCGCCCTGCATTCCAGGGTTGAGACTGCAAATGGTTAGTGCATTCACCTATTACGAAGAGAACCCTGCAAGGTGCGTCTAGAGATAACTCAACCCCAGCGACTCGCTAGGCTTCGGGACCGACTTCCCTCGGCGTCTCGGATGACGGCCACCGAAAATGGCCTGCGCCTCCCCCGCACGCGCAGGTGAAACGCGTCTGCGGCCAACTCATCTAACCAAATCTCATCGCGCTTAGAACTCTCCGTGCAGCCGCCCGGAGAACACGTGGACCGGGCCGCGGTCGGCATTAAACGCGGGGTTGGTGACGAACTGGTAGTCCGCCGTCAGCGTGATCGCTTTGGTAAGCGCGTAAGCGTAATAGGTCTCGAGGATGCGTTCCTTGCGGTAGTTGAGCTGGCCATCGCCGATCAGCGGGCCGAGTCCGCCGGCGGCAAGGAAGTCGCGATGATCGCGCGATAGCGCGTTGATCGCGCCGGCGATGCCGATGGTGTCGTCGGGCCGCCCCCATTTGCTGCCCTTGATCGAGGTGCCGAGCGAGAGCGAGGCATCGATATCGGTGAACGACATGATCTCGGTCTTGCCGTTGTTCCAGCTCCAGCGGCCGAACAGGCCGATGTCGTCGGTGACCGACTGTTCGACGTTGAAGACGTAGCCGTATTTGAGCCGGCCCGTACGCGTCAGCGCGATGTCCATGTTGAGCGTCGGATCGTTCAGTGTGTCGCGATAGCTGCCGGAATTGGCGCTGCTCACCCAGCCGATGGTGCGCAGCTTGCCCGGACGGTTGAAGATCGAATAGCGCGTCTCCAGTTCGGCGACATACTGGCCGCGACGGAAAACCTGCGTATCGAAATTGTTGGAGTTGGATACCGCGCCCATCATGAAATAGCCGGCGCGCAACGCCCATTGCTTCTGGTTGAGCTCGGCGGTGAAGCCGTAGGTCAATCCAAGCTTGTCGGCGGCATAGTCGAAGGCGCCGGGCGCCCAGATCGACCAGTTCATGAAGTCGCGCCGGGTGTCCTTGGCGTAGGAATTGCCGTCAAAGACATCGCCGACCGAGAACTTGCCGGCCTGCAGCGTCAGGCGGTTGACGTCGACCTTGCCGGCAAGCTGCTGCTGCCCGCTGGCAAGCTCTTCCTGCTCGCCGCCAAATCCAAAGGTCTGGCGCACATAGAGCCGCGAGGTGTTGTAGTGCGGGTAGGGGAAGT encodes the following:
- a CDS encoding DUF2934 domain-containing protein; its protein translation is MDDSQLMRITRRAYELWQQAGEPKGRDEEFYRQAARELNEDANKSDEGNNPASDCKGRL